The Gambusia affinis linkage group LG11, SWU_Gaff_1.0, whole genome shotgun sequence genome contains a region encoding:
- the map2 gene encoding microtubule-associated protein 2 isoform X2 — MADSRQPEDSAPQWDPSGGQEPGGTHGANSYSSSAYRTCQPGGAHMTTAPYTARENGFNGELAGAPAITAEQVSARIVQEVTAEAVAMLKGEQETQRLPSVEDTTNLPPSPPPSPAAEHFGPLEQDVGDEEEAGPLRRFQNSRERCKFLAPSISVSVPEDDPYHSDEEYYEHPLFSPEWTHSGARPTGHAVAFRQIEEETMEALTTEYEEEEEEVEEEEESAEAAMSEAALDEQQWSGEEPELDSPKAELVDQTEALDEAQVIDLGQSEAASAATESSVDREDEEEDEEEEDAEGEESHETALKMDADKQDSESMSPDSIGSEKRPEEFFEPQMQGFFAGERVVPESPTMDMPSFVPPDVQIQAKEPVRSLTLQPTYGEPITVSEKQPSVEVVELSSITAPSDFSSMGVKVQAGDTTREARDKSGMSAYFETSTVEAEEGTECKGEGYYELSRSGEKTNKDDSKSQEVSYSTLAEAKDNPGIKTAPPGDTDMFAIPDRSNECRLSPGKLALEQRSYSLNITIGTTDQSGQGRQRNFTPLATDIMSYTSGSLDESADYLPVSTPCVDKPPSFPPLILETAASVTSDSSSPPRTAEPPLKVSPEPESPESPEPNKGPYKNGSVMTQDLPEMLDLAGTRSRLASENADPEIIRKKSLKDDEPIFTDDPLTSMTSGELSPGVRKSDSQLEEMGYCVFSEYSGPMPSPADVLSPTNTCGHDFTPSVLEEKVAEQARKLAVRDTSLEDKTLSSGGANVYERDDQSQGKINDSLEESSKYDSTKSVSETPFGQLSEPFVTPTVTVTLEEGERSTSETERQASGEGSVSETEIADYERQIRKLEMEDRPLSLEEERELQELREKVKLVHQEAYEEVDAEDVYQLTGMAKDRIARPVKTSPTSSVESNIDDDKLLSPVLSPSKLKQRELYGSPKRAASPVSGINKDERAEQERKMKEDQEREASERIKKDEEERRMKEEAEFKEREEQEKREKEEAERILKEETERHEKELTERLDKENKEREEREKKEMEEKEKKEREEREEKERKEIEERERKDKEELEKKEKEERDRKEKEERERKEIEEREKKEKEERERKEIEEREKKEKEERERKEIEEKEKKEEEERKRKEIEEREKKEEEERERKETEERERNEKEEREREEKVKEQMEQEERERKERMEKERAEKEKMEIELNKEKEQEKLTQLDKIVSDQPVEAKGMQQTENVSINLAEGNLPENAEAEVTKEIPETHAAIESVVMVEDDFITVVQTIDEAEEPGHSVRFSAPPEAETLCVGARKEEEEAEEDESIELAEEADFEAASLEEVGDIPETPASPAQEAQTRETEGRSESYDRDETTVDDSILDSSWVDTQDDDRSMATEQIELLPKVPSPVKKPAVVQSSLTKQRSTEKQEKSVKPKTKGGRTKGRISTPERKPVRKEPIYIPREEIKKKKAIIKKTDFNKKVETQTLSPSKRSAMKPAVRHTRPIQHHSCPRRRPTEALSDNRHPLSVARHSRDRASDGGSRSPVKRSSAPRHAPILGRRGYHEHEESSTSITSSGSTAPRRPTSFRTEMRAEHRIGRAPSMTVTESVRSRSARSGHSTPRTPGSTAITPGTPPSYSSSSRTPGTPRSLSLISQERKVAVVRTPPKSPATTPKQLRIINQPLPDFKNVKSKIGSTENIKYQPKGGQVLIPSVKLGYSQVQSRCGSLDRRGHSAGGGNVQIQNKKIDLSHVTSKCGSLDNIHHRPGGGKVRIECVKLDFKDKAQAKIESHRLTFREHAKARVDHGAEIIVQSPDLSGSVSPHHQKESHLSSSGSLNIMESPQLATLAKDVSDALAKQSL, encoded by the exons AGCAAGTTTCGGCACGGATTGTGCAGGAAGTGACGGCAGAGGCAGTGGCGATGCTAAAGGGAGAACAGGAGACTCAACGGCTGCCGTCAG TTGAAGATACCACCAACTTgcctccctctcctccccctTCACCTGCAGCTGAACACTTTGGTCCCTTGGAGCAAG ATGTAGGGGATGAGGAGGAGGCAGGCCCTCTCCGCCGCTTCCAAAATTCTCGGGAGAGGTGCAAGTTCCTCGCCCCCTCCATCTCAGTTTCCGTGCCCGAGGACGACCCCTACCACTCCGACGAGGAGTACTATGAGCACCCATTGTTCAGCCCAGAGTGGACGCACTCGGGCGCTCGCCCCACAGGGCACGCCGTGGCCTTTAGACAGATTGAAG AAGAGACCATGGAGGCTCTTACAACTGAatacgaggaagaggaggaagaggtggaagaggaggaggagagtgCAGAGGCGGCAATGTCTGAAGCAGCTCTTGATGAGCAGCAGTGGAGTGGGGAAGAGCCTGAGCTGGACAGCCCCAAAGCTGAACTCGTAGATCAGACAGAGGCCTTAGACGAGGCACAGGTTATAGACCTGGGGCAGTCTGAGGCAGCTAGTGCTGCCACAGAAAGCTCTGTGGacagagaggatgaggaggaggatgaggaggaggaggatgcaGAGGGTGAGGAAAGCCATGAGACAG CTTTGAAGATGGATGCAGACAAGCAGGACAGTGAGTCGATGAGCCCTGACAGCATTGGATCAGAAAAGCGCCCTGAGGAATTTTTTGAGCCTCAGATGCAAGGTTTCTTTGCTGGTGAACGAGTTGTACCAGAGAGCCCAACCATGGATATGCCATCTTTTGTGCCTCCAGATGTTCAAATCCAAGCCAAAGAACCAGTGAGATCTCTCACACTTCAGCCCACATATGGAGAGCCAATCACAGTGTCAGAAAAACAGCCATCGGTGGAGGTGGTGGAGCTCAGCAGCATCACTGCTCCTTCTGACTTCTCTTCGATGGGAGTTAAAGTTCAGGCAGGAGACACAACTAGAGAGGCCAGAGACAAATCAGGCATGTCGGCATACTTTGAAACCTCAACTGTAGAGGCTGAGGAAGGTACAGAATGTAAGGGCGAGGGGTATTATGAACTGAGTCGATctggtgaaaaaacaaataaagatgaTTCCAAGTCCCAAGAAGTCAGCTACAGCACACTGGCAGAAGCTAAGGATAACCCTGGAATAAAAACAGCTCCACCTGGAGATACCGACATGTTTGCAATTCCTGATAGAAGTAATGAATGCAGGCTTTCACCCGGTAAGCTTGCCTTAGAGCAGAGGAGTTACTCACTCAACATCACCATTGGAACAACAGATCAGAGTGGACAAGGCAGGCAAAGAAACTTCACCCCACTGGCCACAGACATCATGTCATATACAAGTGGCAGTCTTGACGAGTCAGCCGACTACCTTCCAGTTTCTACACCCTGTGTAGATAAGCCTCCATCATTTCCTCCCCTTATCCTGGAGACTGCTGCTTCTGTCACGTCAGATTCCTCTTCCCCTCCAAGAACTGCTGAACCACCATTAAAGGTCAGTCCAGAACCTGAATCTCCTGAATCACCTGAACCAAATAAAGGCCCTTACAAAAATGGATCAGTGATGACACAGGACTTGCCGGAAATGCTAGACCTTGCTGGTACCCGGTCCAGGCTGGCTTCAGAAAACGCAGACCCTGAAATAATCCGGAAGAAGTCACTCAAAGATGATGAACCTATTTTCACTGATGATCCTCTCACTAGTATGACCTCAGGGGAGTTGAGTCCTGGTGTAAGAAAAAGTGATAGTCAACTGGAAGAGATGGGGTATTGTGTATTCAGTGAATATTCAGGACCTATGCCATCCCCTGCAGATGTCCTCAGCCCTACAAACACCTGTGGACATGATTTTACCCCTTCTGTCTTGGAGGAGAAAGTTGCTGAACAGGCGAGAAAATTAGCAGTAAGAGATACATCCTTGGAAGACAAGACTTTGTCATCTGGAGGCGCCAATGTTTATGAGAGGGATGACCAAAGCcaagggaaaataaatgattcTCTTGAAGAAAGCAGCAAATATGATTCAACAAAATCTGTAAGTGAGACACCTTTTGGTCAGCTTAGTGAGCCCTTTGTGACTCCAACTGTCACTGTGACTCTAGAGGAAGGAGAGAGGTCAACGAGTGAGACCGAACGCCAAGCCAGTGGTGAAGGTTCAGTATCAGAAACCGAGATCGCCGATTATGAGAGGCAGATCCGCAAGCTGGAAATGGAGGACAGGCCTCTAAGTCTTGAGGAGGAGCGGGAACTCCAGGAGCTCCGGGAGAAAGTGAAGCTGGTGCACCAAGAGGCCTACGAAGAGGTGGATGCTGAGGATGTTTACCAGCTGACTGGCATGGCCAAGGACCGCATTGCCAGGCCTGTGAAAACATCACCTACTTCATCTGTAGAGAGCAACATTGATGATGACAAACTGCTTTCCCCAGTACTCTCACCCTCCAAACTTAAGCAAAGAGAATTGTACGGTTCACCCAAAAGAGCAGCTTCGCCTGTGTCAGGAATAAACAAAGATGAAAGGGCCGAACAAGAGAGGAAAATGAAGGAAGACCAAGAAAGGGAAGCATCTGAGCGAATAAAGAAAGATGAGGAAGAAAGAAGAATGAAAGAGGAAGCAGAATTCaaagaaagagaggagcaggagaAAAGGGAGAAAGAAGAGGCAGAAAGGATACTGAAGGAAGAGACAGAAAGGCATGAAAAAGAGCTGACAGAAAGACtggataaagaaaataaagagagagaggagagggaaaagaaagaaatggaggagaaagagaagaaagaaagagaagagagggaggagaaagagagaaaagaaatagaagagagggagagaaaagataaagaagaattggagaagaaggaaaaagaagagagagataggaaggagaaagaagaaagggagaggaaagaaatagaagagagggagaagaaggagaaagaagaaagagagaggaaagaaatagaagagagggagaagaaggagaaagaagaaagggagaggaaagaaatagaagagaaggagaagaaggaggaagaagaaaggaagaggaaagaaatagaagagagggagaagaaggaggaagaagaaagggagaggaaagaaacagaagagagagagaggaatgagaaggaagaaagggagagggaagaaaaagtgaaagaacaAATGGAGcaagaggaaagagaaaggaaagaaagaatggAAAAAGAGAGAGCAGAGAAGGAAAAGATGGAGATTGAACTCAACAAGGAGAAAGAACAAGAGAAACTGACTCAATTGGACAAAATAGTTTCAGACCAGCCAGTAGAAGCCAAAGGAAtgcagcagacagaaaatgtctCCATAAATCTTGCTGAAGGAAACCTGCCTGAGAATGCAGAAGCAGAGGTGACAAAAGAGATACCAGAGACCCACGCTGCAATTGAATCTGTGGTGATGGTCGAAGACGATTTCATCACAGTGGTGCAAACCATCGATGAAGCTGAAGAACCTGGTCACAGTGTTCGTTTCTCTGCTCCACCTGAGGCTGAAACCCTTTGTGTCGGTGCacggaaagaagaagaagaggcagaggaggaTGAATCTATAGAGCTGGCTGAGGAAGCAGATTTTGAGGCAGCCAGCCTCGAGGAGGTAGGGGACATTCCTGAAACCCCTGCCTCCCCAGCACAGGAAGCTCAGACCAGAGAAACAGAGGGACGGTCAGAAAGCTACGATAGAGATGAAACTACAGTTGATGACTCCATCCTTGACAGCTCCTGGGTAGACACACAAG ATGACGATAGGAGTATGGCAACAGAGCAGATTGAGCTTTTACCCAAGGTGCCCAGTCCAGTTAAGAAACCCGCTGTCGTACAGAGTAGTCTGACAAAACAACgaagtacagaaaaacaagaaaaatctgtCAAACCCAAAACTAAAGGAGGCCGAACTAAAGGACGCATCTCCACGCCTGAACGCAAACCTGTTCGCAAGGAGCCCATCTACATACCCAGAGAAgagatcaaaaagaaaaaag CCATCATTAAGAAGACTGATTTCAACAAAAAAGTGGAGACTCAGACTCTGTCTCCGTCCAAGCGGAGCGCCATGAAGCCAGCAGTCCGTCACACAAGGCCGATCCAGCATCACTCCTGCCCAAGAAGGAGACCCACAG aagCCCTTTCAGACAATCGCCACCCTCTTAGTGTTGCCAGACATTCTCGAGACAGAGCATCA GATGGTGGGTCACGGAGTCCAGTAAAAAGATCATCTGCACCACGTCATGCCCCTATTCTGGGTCGCCGTGGCTACCACGAACACGAGGAGAGTTCTACCTCCATCACCAGCTCTGGATCGACTGCTCCCCGCAGACCCACAT CATTTCGCACTGAAATGAGAGCAGAGCATAGGATAGGACGAGCCCCAAGCATGACAG TTACAGAATCGGTACGTTCCCGTTCAGCTCGCAGTGGGCACTCCACCCCTCGGACCCCAGGCTCCACAGCCATCACCCCAGGAACCCCTCCCAGCTACTCGTCATCTTCAAGAACCCCTGGGACCCCGCGCTCCCTTAGTTTGATTTCCCAGGAGAGGAAAGTGGCAGTGGTCCGCACCCCACCAAAGTCACCCGCAACCACTCCCAAGCAGCTGCGCATCATCAACCAGCCACTGCCTGACTTCAAGAATGTCAAGTCCAAGATTGGGTCAACAGAGAATATCAAATACCAGCCAAAAGGAGGACAG GTCCTCATCCCCAGTGTTAAACTGGGCTATAGCCAGGTTCAGTCTAGGTGTGGGTCCTTGGACAGGCGGGGTCACTCAGCAGGAGGTGGAAAC gTACAAATACAGAACAAGAAGATTGACCTGAGCCATGTGACCTCCAAATGTGGTTCTCTTGACAACATTCATCATCGACCAG GTGGCGGTAAAGTGCGAATAGAGTGTGTGAAGTTGGATTTCAAAGACAAAGCTCAAGCCAAG ATTGAGAGCCACAGGCTGACATTTCGTGAGCATGCAAAAGCCCGTGTTGACCATGGAGCTGAGATCATCGTCCAGTCACCTGATCTGTCAGGCTCCGTCTCTCCCCACCATCAGAAGGAAAGCCACCTGTCGTCCTCTGGCAGTCTCAACATAATGGAGTCTCCACAGTTAGCAACCTTGGCCAAGGATGTAAGTGATGCCTTAGCCAAGCAGAGCTTGTGA
- the map2 gene encoding microtubule-associated protein 2 isoform X3: protein MADSRQPEDSAPQWDPSGGQEPGGTHGANSYSSSAYRTCQPGGAHMTTAPYTARENGFNGELAGAPAITAEQVSARIVQEVTAEAVAMLKGEQETQRLPSVEDTTNLPPSPPPSPAAEHFGPLEQDVGDEEEAGPLRRFQNSRERCKFLAPSISVSVPEDDPYHSDEEYYEHPLFSPEWTHSGARPTGHAVAFRQIEEETMEALTTEYEEEEEEVEEEEESAEAAMSEAALDEQQWSGEEPELDSPKAELVDQTEALDEAQVIDLGQSEAASAATESSVDREDEEEDEEEEDAEGEESHETALKMDADKQDSESMSPDSIGSEKRPEEFFEPQMQGFFAGERVVPESPTMDMPSFVPPDVQIQAKEPVRSLTLQPTYGEPITVSEKQPSVEVVELSSITAPSDFSSMGVKVQAGDTTREARDKSGMSAYFETSTVEAEEGTECKGEGYYELSRSGEKTNKDDSKSQEVSYSTLAEAKDNPGIKTAPPGDTDMFAIPDRSNECRLSPGKLALEQRSYSLNITIGTTDQSGQGRQRNFTPLATDIMSYTSGSLDESADYLPVSTPCVDKPPSFPPLILETAASVTSDSSSPPRTAEPPLKVSPEPESPESPEPNKGPYKNGSVMTQDLPEMLDLAGTRSRLASENADPEIIRKKSLKDDEPIFTDDPLTSMTSGELSPGVRKSDSQLEEMGYCVFSEYSGPMPSPADVLSPTNTCGHDFTPSVLEEKVAEQARKLAVRDTSLEDKTLSSGGANVYERDDQSQGKINDSLEESSKYDSTKSVSETPFGQLSEPFVTPTVTVTLEEGERSTSETERQASGEGSVSETEIADYERQIRKLEMEDRPLSLEEERELQELREKVKLVHQEAYEEVDAEDVYQLTGMAKDRIARPVKTSPTSSVESNIDDDKLLSPVLSPSKLKQRELYGSPKRAASPVSGINKDERAEQERKMKEDQEREASERIKKDEEERRMKEEAEFKEREEQEKREKEEAERILKEETERHEKELTERLDKENKEREEREKKEMEEKEKKEREEREEKERKEIEERERKDKEELEKKEKEERDRKEKEERERKEIEEREKKEKEERERKEIEEREKKEKEERERKEIEEKEKKEEEERKRKEIEEREKKEEEERERKETEERERNEKEEREREEKVKEQMEQEERERKERMEKERAEKEKMEIELNKEKEQEKLTQLDKIVSDQPVEAKGMQQTENVSINLAEGNLPENAEAEVTKEIPETHAAIESVVMVEDDFITVVQTIDEAEEPGHSVRFSAPPEAETLCVGARKEEEEAEEDESIELAEEADFEAASLEEVGDIPETPASPAQEAQTRETEGRSESYDRDETTVDDSILDSSWVDTQDDDRSMATEQIELLPKVPSPVKKPAVVQSSLTKQRSTEKQEKSVKPKTKGGRTKGRISTPERKPVRKEPIYIPREEIKKKKAIIKKTDFNKKVETQTLSPSKRSAMKPAVRHTRPIQHHSCPRRRPTEALSDNRHPLSVARHSRDRASDGGSRSPVKRSSAPRHAPILGRRGYHEHEESSTSITSSGSTAPRRPTSFRTEMRAEHRIGRAPSMTVTESVRSRSARSGHSTPRTPGSTAITPGTPPSYSSSSRTPGTPRSLSLISQERKVAVVRTPPKSPATTPKQLRIINQPLPDFKNVKSKIGSTENIKYQPKGGQVQIQNKKIDLSHVTSKCGSLDNIHHRPGGGKVRIECVKLDFKDKAQAKVGSLENAHHIPGGGRIMIESHRLTFREHAKARVDHGAEIIVQSPDLSGSVSPHHQKESHLSSSGSLNIMESPQLATLAKDVSDALAKQSL from the exons AGCAAGTTTCGGCACGGATTGTGCAGGAAGTGACGGCAGAGGCAGTGGCGATGCTAAAGGGAGAACAGGAGACTCAACGGCTGCCGTCAG TTGAAGATACCACCAACTTgcctccctctcctccccctTCACCTGCAGCTGAACACTTTGGTCCCTTGGAGCAAG ATGTAGGGGATGAGGAGGAGGCAGGCCCTCTCCGCCGCTTCCAAAATTCTCGGGAGAGGTGCAAGTTCCTCGCCCCCTCCATCTCAGTTTCCGTGCCCGAGGACGACCCCTACCACTCCGACGAGGAGTACTATGAGCACCCATTGTTCAGCCCAGAGTGGACGCACTCGGGCGCTCGCCCCACAGGGCACGCCGTGGCCTTTAGACAGATTGAAG AAGAGACCATGGAGGCTCTTACAACTGAatacgaggaagaggaggaagaggtggaagaggaggaggagagtgCAGAGGCGGCAATGTCTGAAGCAGCTCTTGATGAGCAGCAGTGGAGTGGGGAAGAGCCTGAGCTGGACAGCCCCAAAGCTGAACTCGTAGATCAGACAGAGGCCTTAGACGAGGCACAGGTTATAGACCTGGGGCAGTCTGAGGCAGCTAGTGCTGCCACAGAAAGCTCTGTGGacagagaggatgaggaggaggatgaggaggaggaggatgcaGAGGGTGAGGAAAGCCATGAGACAG CTTTGAAGATGGATGCAGACAAGCAGGACAGTGAGTCGATGAGCCCTGACAGCATTGGATCAGAAAAGCGCCCTGAGGAATTTTTTGAGCCTCAGATGCAAGGTTTCTTTGCTGGTGAACGAGTTGTACCAGAGAGCCCAACCATGGATATGCCATCTTTTGTGCCTCCAGATGTTCAAATCCAAGCCAAAGAACCAGTGAGATCTCTCACACTTCAGCCCACATATGGAGAGCCAATCACAGTGTCAGAAAAACAGCCATCGGTGGAGGTGGTGGAGCTCAGCAGCATCACTGCTCCTTCTGACTTCTCTTCGATGGGAGTTAAAGTTCAGGCAGGAGACACAACTAGAGAGGCCAGAGACAAATCAGGCATGTCGGCATACTTTGAAACCTCAACTGTAGAGGCTGAGGAAGGTACAGAATGTAAGGGCGAGGGGTATTATGAACTGAGTCGATctggtgaaaaaacaaataaagatgaTTCCAAGTCCCAAGAAGTCAGCTACAGCACACTGGCAGAAGCTAAGGATAACCCTGGAATAAAAACAGCTCCACCTGGAGATACCGACATGTTTGCAATTCCTGATAGAAGTAATGAATGCAGGCTTTCACCCGGTAAGCTTGCCTTAGAGCAGAGGAGTTACTCACTCAACATCACCATTGGAACAACAGATCAGAGTGGACAAGGCAGGCAAAGAAACTTCACCCCACTGGCCACAGACATCATGTCATATACAAGTGGCAGTCTTGACGAGTCAGCCGACTACCTTCCAGTTTCTACACCCTGTGTAGATAAGCCTCCATCATTTCCTCCCCTTATCCTGGAGACTGCTGCTTCTGTCACGTCAGATTCCTCTTCCCCTCCAAGAACTGCTGAACCACCATTAAAGGTCAGTCCAGAACCTGAATCTCCTGAATCACCTGAACCAAATAAAGGCCCTTACAAAAATGGATCAGTGATGACACAGGACTTGCCGGAAATGCTAGACCTTGCTGGTACCCGGTCCAGGCTGGCTTCAGAAAACGCAGACCCTGAAATAATCCGGAAGAAGTCACTCAAAGATGATGAACCTATTTTCACTGATGATCCTCTCACTAGTATGACCTCAGGGGAGTTGAGTCCTGGTGTAAGAAAAAGTGATAGTCAACTGGAAGAGATGGGGTATTGTGTATTCAGTGAATATTCAGGACCTATGCCATCCCCTGCAGATGTCCTCAGCCCTACAAACACCTGTGGACATGATTTTACCCCTTCTGTCTTGGAGGAGAAAGTTGCTGAACAGGCGAGAAAATTAGCAGTAAGAGATACATCCTTGGAAGACAAGACTTTGTCATCTGGAGGCGCCAATGTTTATGAGAGGGATGACCAAAGCcaagggaaaataaatgattcTCTTGAAGAAAGCAGCAAATATGATTCAACAAAATCTGTAAGTGAGACACCTTTTGGTCAGCTTAGTGAGCCCTTTGTGACTCCAACTGTCACTGTGACTCTAGAGGAAGGAGAGAGGTCAACGAGTGAGACCGAACGCCAAGCCAGTGGTGAAGGTTCAGTATCAGAAACCGAGATCGCCGATTATGAGAGGCAGATCCGCAAGCTGGAAATGGAGGACAGGCCTCTAAGTCTTGAGGAGGAGCGGGAACTCCAGGAGCTCCGGGAGAAAGTGAAGCTGGTGCACCAAGAGGCCTACGAAGAGGTGGATGCTGAGGATGTTTACCAGCTGACTGGCATGGCCAAGGACCGCATTGCCAGGCCTGTGAAAACATCACCTACTTCATCTGTAGAGAGCAACATTGATGATGACAAACTGCTTTCCCCAGTACTCTCACCCTCCAAACTTAAGCAAAGAGAATTGTACGGTTCACCCAAAAGAGCAGCTTCGCCTGTGTCAGGAATAAACAAAGATGAAAGGGCCGAACAAGAGAGGAAAATGAAGGAAGACCAAGAAAGGGAAGCATCTGAGCGAATAAAGAAAGATGAGGAAGAAAGAAGAATGAAAGAGGAAGCAGAATTCaaagaaagagaggagcaggagaAAAGGGAGAAAGAAGAGGCAGAAAGGATACTGAAGGAAGAGACAGAAAGGCATGAAAAAGAGCTGACAGAAAGACtggataaagaaaataaagagagagaggagagggaaaagaaagaaatggaggagaaagagaagaaagaaagagaagagagggaggagaaagagagaaaagaaatagaagagagggagagaaaagataaagaagaattggagaagaaggaaaaagaagagagagataggaaggagaaagaagaaagggagaggaaagaaatagaagagagggagaagaaggagaaagaagaaagagagaggaaagaaatagaagagagggagaagaaggagaaagaagaaagggagaggaaagaaatagaagagaaggagaagaaggaggaagaagaaaggaagaggaaagaaatagaagagagggagaagaaggaggaagaagaaagggagaggaaagaaacagaagagagagagaggaatgagaaggaagaaagggagagggaagaaaaagtgaaagaacaAATGGAGcaagaggaaagagaaaggaaagaaagaatggAAAAAGAGAGAGCAGAGAAGGAAAAGATGGAGATTGAACTCAACAAGGAGAAAGAACAAGAGAAACTGACTCAATTGGACAAAATAGTTTCAGACCAGCCAGTAGAAGCCAAAGGAAtgcagcagacagaaaatgtctCCATAAATCTTGCTGAAGGAAACCTGCCTGAGAATGCAGAAGCAGAGGTGACAAAAGAGATACCAGAGACCCACGCTGCAATTGAATCTGTGGTGATGGTCGAAGACGATTTCATCACAGTGGTGCAAACCATCGATGAAGCTGAAGAACCTGGTCACAGTGTTCGTTTCTCTGCTCCACCTGAGGCTGAAACCCTTTGTGTCGGTGCacggaaagaagaagaagaggcagaggaggaTGAATCTATAGAGCTGGCTGAGGAAGCAGATTTTGAGGCAGCCAGCCTCGAGGAGGTAGGGGACATTCCTGAAACCCCTGCCTCCCCAGCACAGGAAGCTCAGACCAGAGAAACAGAGGGACGGTCAGAAAGCTACGATAGAGATGAAACTACAGTTGATGACTCCATCCTTGACAGCTCCTGGGTAGACACACAAG ATGACGATAGGAGTATGGCAACAGAGCAGATTGAGCTTTTACCCAAGGTGCCCAGTCCAGTTAAGAAACCCGCTGTCGTACAGAGTAGTCTGACAAAACAACgaagtacagaaaaacaagaaaaatctgtCAAACCCAAAACTAAAGGAGGCCGAACTAAAGGACGCATCTCCACGCCTGAACGCAAACCTGTTCGCAAGGAGCCCATCTACATACCCAGAGAAgagatcaaaaagaaaaaag CCATCATTAAGAAGACTGATTTCAACAAAAAAGTGGAGACTCAGACTCTGTCTCCGTCCAAGCGGAGCGCCATGAAGCCAGCAGTCCGTCACACAAGGCCGATCCAGCATCACTCCTGCCCAAGAAGGAGACCCACAG aagCCCTTTCAGACAATCGCCACCCTCTTAGTGTTGCCAGACATTCTCGAGACAGAGCATCA GATGGTGGGTCACGGAGTCCAGTAAAAAGATCATCTGCACCACGTCATGCCCCTATTCTGGGTCGCCGTGGCTACCACGAACACGAGGAGAGTTCTACCTCCATCACCAGCTCTGGATCGACTGCTCCCCGCAGACCCACAT CATTTCGCACTGAAATGAGAGCAGAGCATAGGATAGGACGAGCCCCAAGCATGACAG TTACAGAATCGGTACGTTCCCGTTCAGCTCGCAGTGGGCACTCCACCCCTCGGACCCCAGGCTCCACAGCCATCACCCCAGGAACCCCTCCCAGCTACTCGTCATCTTCAAGAACCCCTGGGACCCCGCGCTCCCTTAGTTTGATTTCCCAGGAGAGGAAAGTGGCAGTGGTCCGCACCCCACCAAAGTCACCCGCAACCACTCCCAAGCAGCTGCGCATCATCAACCAGCCACTGCCTGACTTCAAGAATGTCAAGTCCAAGATTGGGTCAACAGAGAATATCAAATACCAGCCAAAAGGAGGACAG gTACAAATACAGAACAAGAAGATTGACCTGAGCCATGTGACCTCCAAATGTGGTTCTCTTGACAACATTCATCATCGACCAG GTGGCGGTAAAGTGCGAATAGAGTGTGTGAAGTTGGATTTCAAAGACAAAGCTCAAGCCAAGGTGGGTTCACTGGAGAATGCACATCATATTCCTGGTGGAGGTCGCATTATG ATTGAGAGCCACAGGCTGACATTTCGTGAGCATGCAAAAGCCCGTGTTGACCATGGAGCTGAGATCATCGTCCAGTCACCTGATCTGTCAGGCTCCGTCTCTCCCCACCATCAGAAGGAAAGCCACCTGTCGTCCTCTGGCAGTCTCAACATAATGGAGTCTCCACAGTTAGCAACCTTGGCCAAGGATGTAAGTGATGCCTTAGCCAAGCAGAGCTTGTGA